One window of the Streptomyces sp. TS71-3 genome contains the following:
- the nuoK gene encoding NADH-quinone oxidoreductase subunit NuoK — protein sequence MNPVYYLYLAALLFTIGATGVLIRRNAIVVFMCIELMLNACNLAFVVFSRLHGNLDGQIIAFFTMVVAAAEVVVGLAIIVSLFRSRHSASVDDASLMKL from the coding sequence GTGAATCCGGTCTACTACCTCTACCTCGCGGCACTGCTGTTCACGATCGGCGCCACCGGCGTGCTCATCAGGCGCAACGCCATCGTGGTGTTCATGTGCATCGAGCTGATGCTCAATGCCTGCAACCTCGCGTTCGTGGTCTTCTCCCGGCTGCACGGCAACCTCGACGGCCAGATCATCGCGTTCTTCACGATGGTCGTGGCCGCCGCGGAGGTCGTGGTCGGGCTGGCGATCATCGTGTCGCTGTTCCGTTCCCGCCACTCGGCCTCGGTCGACGACGCCAGCCTGATGAAGCTGTAA
- the nuoL gene encoding NADH-quinone oxidoreductase subunit L, with protein sequence MQNLIALLIAAPLLGAAVLLCGGRRLERVGHLIGTLLAGVSFVIGVVLFSGLLGKSPDDRSLHQHLFSWVPVGGFHADVAFQLDQLSMTFVLLISGVGTLIHIYSIGYMEHDERRRRFFGYLNLFLAAMLLLVLADNYLLLYVGWEGVGLASYLLIGFWQHKPSAATAAKKAFLVNRVGDMGLSIAIMLMFTTFGTFAFGPVLGSVDDTGEGKLTAIGLMLLLAACGKSAQVPLQSWLGDAMEGPTPVSALIHAATMVTAGVYLIVRSGAIFNAAPTAQLAVTVVGAVTLLFGAIVGCAKDDIKKALAGSTMSQIGYMILAAGLGPIGYVFAIMHLVTHGFFKAGLFLGAGSVMHGMNDEVDMRKFGGLRKHMPVTFVTFGLGYLAIIGFPGLSGFFSKDKIIEAAFAKGGTEGWILGGAALLGAAITAYYMTRVMIMTFFGEKRWEKDAAGHEPHPHESPSSMTIPMIVLAFGSVFAGGFFGIGDRFLHWLEPVTGHQEGNSPVSAGTVTIATMVLLVVGAGIAYLQYGRRPVPAVAPRGSLLTRAARRDLLQDDFNHVVLVRGGEHLTRSLVYLDHSLVDGVVNGTAAGFGGLSGRLRRLQNGYARSYAVSMFGGAAIIVAATLLMRAV encoded by the coding sequence GTGCAGAACCTGATTGCGCTGCTCATCGCAGCGCCCTTGCTGGGAGCGGCCGTCCTGCTGTGCGGCGGGCGGCGGCTGGAGCGGGTCGGTCATCTGATCGGCACCCTGCTGGCCGGTGTCTCCTTCGTCATCGGCGTGGTGCTCTTCTCCGGCCTGCTGGGCAAGTCCCCCGACGACCGGTCGCTCCACCAGCACCTCTTCAGCTGGGTGCCGGTGGGCGGTTTCCACGCGGACGTCGCCTTCCAGCTCGACCAGCTGTCGATGACGTTCGTGCTGCTGATCTCCGGTGTGGGCACCCTGATCCACATCTACTCGATCGGGTACATGGAGCACGACGAGCGGCGCCGCCGCTTCTTCGGCTACCTGAACCTGTTCCTGGCGGCCATGCTCCTGCTGGTCCTCGCCGACAACTACCTGCTGCTGTACGTCGGCTGGGAGGGCGTGGGCCTCGCCTCGTACCTGCTGATCGGCTTCTGGCAGCACAAGCCCAGCGCCGCCACCGCCGCGAAGAAGGCGTTCCTGGTCAACCGCGTCGGCGACATGGGCCTGTCGATCGCCATCATGCTGATGTTCACCACCTTCGGCACCTTCGCCTTCGGCCCGGTGCTGGGCTCGGTGGACGACACGGGCGAGGGCAAGCTGACGGCCATCGGCCTGATGCTGCTGCTCGCCGCGTGCGGCAAGTCGGCCCAGGTGCCGCTGCAGTCCTGGCTCGGGGACGCGATGGAGGGCCCGACGCCCGTCTCGGCCCTGATCCACGCGGCGACGATGGTGACCGCGGGCGTCTACCTGATCGTCCGCTCCGGCGCGATCTTCAACGCCGCCCCCACCGCCCAGCTCGCCGTCACCGTGGTCGGGGCGGTCACGCTCCTCTTCGGTGCGATCGTCGGTTGCGCCAAGGACGACATCAAGAAGGCGCTGGCCGGCTCGACCATGAGCCAGATCGGGTACATGATCCTCGCCGCCGGGCTCGGCCCGATCGGCTACGTCTTCGCGATCATGCACCTGGTGACGCACGGCTTCTTCAAGGCCGGGCTGTTCCTCGGCGCCGGCTCCGTGATGCACGGCATGAACGACGAAGTGGACATGCGGAAGTTCGGCGGCCTGCGCAAGCACATGCCGGTCACCTTCGTCACGTTCGGCCTGGGCTACCTCGCCATCATCGGCTTCCCGGGCCTGTCCGGGTTCTTCTCCAAGGACAAGATCATCGAGGCGGCCTTCGCCAAGGGCGGCACGGAGGGCTGGATCCTCGGCGGTGCCGCGCTGCTGGGCGCGGCCATCACGGCGTACTACATGACCCGCGTGATGATCATGACGTTCTTCGGCGAGAAGCGCTGGGAGAAGGATGCGGCCGGCCACGAGCCGCACCCGCACGAGTCGCCCTCGTCGATGACGATCCCGATGATCGTGCTCGCCTTCGGCTCGGTCTTCGCCGGTGGCTTCTTCGGCATCGGCGACCGCTTCCTGCACTGGCTGGAACCGGTCACCGGGCACCAGGAGGGCAACTCCCCGGTCAGCGCCGGCACGGTCACCATCGCCACGATGGTCCTGCTGGTGGTCGGCGCGGGCATCGCCTACCTCCAGTACGGGCGCCGTCCGGTGCCGGCGGTCGCCCCGCGCGGCTCGCTGCTCACCCGGGCGGCCCGCCGCGACCTCCTCCAGGACGACTTCAACCACGTGGTGCTGGTCCGCGGCGGCGAGCACCTCACCCGCTCGCTGGTCTACCTCGACCACTCCCTGGTCGACGGGGTCGTCAACGGCACGGCGGCCGGCTTCGGCGGGCTCTCCGGCCGGCTGCGCAGACTGCAGAACGGCTACGCCCGCAGCTACGCGGTCTCCATGTTCGGGGGCGCGGCGATCATCGTGGCCGCGACCCTGCTGATGAGGGCGGTCTGA
- the nuoI gene encoding NADH-quinone oxidoreductase subunit NuoI — MAERPRKQIESGKPSESKEGFQNPVAGFGVTFKAMFKKRLTEQYPEQKKVTAPRFHGRHQLNRHPDGLEKCVGCELCAWACPADAIYVEGADNTDEERYSPGERYGRVYQINYARCILCGLCIEACPTRALTMTNEFELADSSRENLIYTKEQLLAGLEEGMVDSPHAIFPGTDEQDYYRGLVTHAAPGTEQQVAVSRGEGPQEAASDFGPGEPASEKVIG, encoded by the coding sequence ATGGCTGAGCGACCCCGTAAGCAGATCGAGTCCGGGAAGCCCAGTGAGTCCAAGGAGGGATTCCAGAACCCGGTGGCGGGCTTCGGCGTGACCTTCAAGGCCATGTTCAAGAAGCGGCTCACCGAGCAGTACCCGGAGCAGAAGAAGGTCACGGCGCCCCGCTTCCACGGCCGGCACCAGCTCAACCGCCACCCGGACGGTCTTGAGAAGTGCGTCGGCTGCGAGCTGTGCGCCTGGGCCTGCCCGGCGGACGCCATCTACGTGGAGGGCGCGGACAACACCGACGAGGAGCGCTACTCCCCGGGCGAGCGGTACGGCCGCGTCTACCAGATCAACTACGCCCGCTGCATCCTGTGCGGCCTGTGCATCGAGGCGTGCCCCACGCGCGCGTTGACGATGACGAACGAGTTCGAGCTCGCCGACAGCAGCCGCGAGAACCTGATCTACACCAAGGAGCAGCTGCTCGCCGGCCTGGAAGAGGGCATGGTCGACAGCCCGCACGCCATCTTCCCGGGCACCGACGAGCAGGACTACTACCGCGGCCTGGTCACCCACGCCGCGCCGGGCACGGAGCAGCAGGTCGCGGTCTCCAGGGGCGAGGGCCCGCAGGAGGCCGCCTCCGACTTCGGCCCAGGCGAACCGGCCTCCGAGAAGGTGATCGGCTGA
- a CDS encoding NADH-quinone oxidoreductase subunit J yields MMSELAAYTTSTGEAIQFWVLAVVAVIGALCTILMHKAVHSALCLAGTMIILAVFYLANGAYFLGIVQIVVYTGAIMMLFLFVVMLVGVTAADSLTETIKGQRWLAALCGIGFGVLLIAGIGHASLKDFAGAGKANAGGNVEGLAALIFTKYVFAFEITGALLITAAVGAMVLTHRERTERAKTQRELAEQRVRDGKHLPPLPAPGVYARHNAVDIAGLLPDGTPSELTVNKTLRARGQIRDVSQEALGDLKALEQRSADRLERAGTEEASK; encoded by the coding sequence CTGATGTCGGAACTCGCCGCCTACACCACCTCCACCGGCGAGGCCATCCAGTTCTGGGTGCTGGCCGTGGTCGCGGTGATCGGCGCCCTGTGCACGATCCTGATGCACAAGGCGGTGCACAGCGCGCTCTGCCTGGCCGGGACGATGATCATCCTCGCGGTGTTCTACCTGGCCAACGGCGCCTACTTCCTGGGCATCGTGCAGATCGTGGTCTACACGGGCGCGATCATGATGCTCTTCCTCTTCGTGGTGATGCTGGTCGGCGTCACGGCCGCGGACTCCCTGACGGAGACCATCAAGGGCCAGCGCTGGCTGGCCGCGCTCTGCGGGATCGGCTTCGGCGTCCTGCTGATCGCCGGCATCGGGCACGCCTCCCTCAAGGACTTCGCGGGCGCCGGCAAGGCCAACGCCGGCGGCAACGTCGAGGGCCTCGCCGCGCTGATCTTCACCAAGTACGTGTTCGCGTTCGAGATCACCGGCGCGCTGCTGATCACGGCGGCCGTCGGCGCCATGGTGCTCACCCACCGGGAGCGCACCGAGCGCGCGAAGACCCAGCGCGAGCTCGCCGAGCAGCGGGTGCGCGACGGCAAGCACCTCCCGCCGCTCCCGGCCCCCGGCGTCTACGCCCGGCACAACGCCGTGGACATCGCCGGCCTGCTGCCGGACGGCACGCCGTCGGAGCTCACCGTCAACAAGACCCTGCGTGCCCGGGGCCAGATCCGCGACGTCTCCCAGGAGGCCCTGGGCGACCTCAAGGCGCTGGAGCAGCGTTCCGCCGACCGCCTGGAGCGGGCCGGAACCGAGGAGGCGTCCAAGTGA
- the nuoH gene encoding NADH-quinone oxidoreductase subunit NuoH yields MTPQVLAPLAVEDLSAFGRDPWWLIAIKAVFCFAFMMVTVLFSIVWERKVVAWMQRRIGPNRHGPWGMLQSLADGVKLMLKEDVVVKRADKVVYVLAPIIAAVPAFMAVAVIPFGPSNEVSVFGHRTAMQLTDLPIAMLYILAVASVGIYGIVLAGWSSGSTYPLLGGLRSCAQMISYEIAMGAAFASVFLYSGSMSTSQIVEQQHDRWYILLLPVSFLIYIVTMVGETNRAPFDMPESEGDLVGGFNTEYSSIKFAMFMLAEYINMVTVSAVSTTLFLGGWRAPWPISTFWAEANHDWWPLLWFVIKVQLLLFFFIWLRGTLPRVRYDQLMKLGWKVLIPVSVVWLMLVATVRTLRNENYDFSRIVLYVAGAVLAVLLLSFVVDLFRGKARESDADQEPVAFDPMAGGFPVPPLPGQSLPSVPRRRPRWDERELIASGATGSASPGGDPRTPDASDGKEASDG; encoded by the coding sequence ATGACGCCCCAGGTGCTGGCGCCGCTCGCTGTGGAGGACCTGTCGGCCTTCGGCCGCGACCCGTGGTGGCTGATCGCCATCAAGGCGGTGTTCTGCTTCGCCTTCATGATGGTGACGGTGCTGTTCTCCATCGTCTGGGAGCGCAAGGTCGTCGCCTGGATGCAGCGGCGCATCGGCCCCAACCGGCACGGCCCCTGGGGCATGCTCCAGTCGCTCGCCGACGGCGTGAAGCTGATGCTCAAGGAGGATGTCGTCGTCAAGCGCGCGGACAAGGTGGTCTACGTCCTCGCGCCGATCATCGCGGCGGTCCCGGCCTTCATGGCGGTCGCGGTGATCCCGTTCGGTCCCTCCAACGAGGTCTCCGTCTTCGGGCACCGCACCGCGATGCAGCTCACCGACCTGCCGATCGCGATGCTGTACATCCTGGCGGTGGCCTCCGTCGGCATCTACGGCATCGTGCTCGCCGGCTGGTCCTCCGGGTCGACGTACCCGCTGCTCGGCGGCCTGCGCTCGTGCGCCCAGATGATCTCCTACGAGATCGCCATGGGCGCCGCGTTCGCCTCGGTCTTCCTGTACTCGGGCTCGATGTCGACCTCGCAGATCGTGGAGCAGCAGCACGACCGCTGGTACATCCTGCTGCTGCCGGTCTCGTTCCTGATCTACATCGTGACGATGGTCGGCGAGACCAACCGCGCCCCCTTCGACATGCCGGAGTCCGAGGGCGACCTCGTCGGCGGCTTCAACACCGAGTACTCGTCCATCAAGTTCGCGATGTTCATGCTGGCCGAGTACATCAACATGGTGACCGTCTCCGCGGTGTCCACCACGCTCTTCCTGGGCGGCTGGCGGGCCCCGTGGCCCATCAGCACGTTCTGGGCGGAGGCGAACCACGACTGGTGGCCGCTGCTCTGGTTCGTCATCAAGGTGCAGCTGCTGCTGTTCTTCTTCATCTGGCTGCGCGGCACCCTGCCACGGGTCCGCTACGACCAGCTCATGAAGCTCGGCTGGAAGGTCCTGATCCCGGTCTCGGTGGTCTGGCTGATGCTCGTCGCCACGGTGCGCACGCTGCGGAACGAGAACTACGACTTCTCGCGCATCGTGCTGTACGTGGCGGGCGCCGTCCTCGCGGTGCTGCTGCTCTCCTTCGTCGTGGACCTCTTCCGCGGCAAGGCCCGCGAGAGCGACGCCGATCAGGAGCCGGTGGCCTTCGACCCGATGGCGGGCGGCTTCCCCGTGCCGCCGCTGCCCGGCCAGAGCCTGCCGTCCGTACCGCGGCGCCGGCCCCGCTGGGACGAGCGCGAGTTGATTGCCAGCGGTGCCACCGGCAGTGCCAGTCCCGGGGGCGACCCCCGGACCCCCGATGCCAGTGACGGAAAGGAGGCGTCCGATGGCTGA
- the nuoF gene encoding NADH-quinone oxidoreductase subunit NuoF, producing the protein MTTTAENPENGAAAQESGSGTHAESNPEKLLAPVLSAFWDEEKSWTLDTYRRHDGYEGLRKALAMEPDDIIAYVKESGLRGRGGAGFPTGMKWQFIPQGDGKPHYLVVNADESEPGTCKDIPLLFANPHSLIEGIVIACYAIRSEHAFIYLRGEVVPVLRRLHEAVREAYAAGYLGKNVLGSGLNLELTVHAGAGAYICGEETALLDSLEGRRGQPRLRPPFPAVAGLYACPTVVNNVESIASVPAILNKGKEWFRSMGSEKSPGFTLYSLSGHVASPGQYEGPLGITLRQLLEMSGGIRPGHRLKFWTPGGSSTPLLTEEHLDVPLDYEGVGAAGSMLGTKALQCFDETTCVVRAVTRWTEFYAHESCGKCTPCREGTYWLVQLLRDIEAGKGAMSDLDKLADIADNINGKSFCALGDGAASPIFSSLKYFRAEYEEHITGRGCPFDPARSTVWADGPIDTTEVNA; encoded by the coding sequence ATGACCACCACAGCCGAGAACCCGGAGAACGGGGCCGCCGCGCAGGAGTCCGGTTCCGGGACCCACGCGGAGAGCAACCCGGAGAAGCTGCTGGCGCCGGTGCTGTCGGCCTTCTGGGACGAGGAGAAGTCCTGGACGCTCGACACCTACCGGCGGCACGACGGCTACGAGGGCCTGCGCAAGGCCCTCGCCATGGAGCCGGACGACATCATCGCCTACGTCAAGGAGTCCGGCCTGCGCGGCCGTGGCGGCGCGGGCTTCCCGACGGGCATGAAGTGGCAGTTCATCCCGCAGGGCGACGGCAAGCCGCACTACCTCGTCGTCAACGCGGACGAGTCGGAGCCGGGGACCTGCAAGGACATCCCGCTCCTCTTCGCGAACCCGCACTCCCTCATCGAGGGAATCGTGATCGCCTGCTACGCGATCCGCTCCGAGCACGCCTTCATCTACCTGCGCGGCGAGGTCGTCCCCGTGCTCCGGCGGCTGCACGAGGCCGTCCGCGAGGCGTACGCGGCCGGGTACCTCGGGAAGAACGTCCTCGGCAGCGGACTCAACCTGGAACTCACCGTGCACGCGGGCGCGGGCGCGTACATCTGCGGTGAGGAGACCGCGCTTCTCGACTCCCTCGAAGGCCGCCGCGGCCAGCCGCGACTGCGTCCTCCCTTCCCTGCCGTCGCGGGCCTCTACGCGTGCCCCACTGTCGTGAACAACGTCGAGTCCATCGCTTCCGTTCCCGCGATCCTGAACAAGGGCAAGGAATGGTTCAGGTCGATGGGAAGCGAGAAGTCCCCGGGCTTCACGCTGTACTCCCTCAGCGGCCACGTCGCGAGCCCCGGCCAGTACGAGGGCCCGCTCGGCATCACGCTGCGCCAGCTCCTGGAGATGAGCGGCGGGATCCGCCCCGGCCACCGGCTGAAGTTCTGGACTCCCGGCGGCTCCTCCACGCCGCTGCTCACCGAGGAGCACCTGGACGTCCCGCTGGACTACGAGGGCGTGGGCGCCGCCGGCTCCATGCTCGGCACGAAGGCGCTCCAGTGCTTCGACGAGACCACCTGCGTCGTGCGCGCCGTGACCCGCTGGACGGAGTTCTACGCCCACGAGTCCTGCGGCAAGTGCACGCCGTGCCGTGAGGGCACCTACTGGCTCGTCCAGCTGCTGCGGGACATCGAGGCGGGCAAGGGCGCCATGAGCGACCTCGACAAGCTCGCCGACATCGCCGACAACATCAACGGCAAGTCCTTCTGCGCCCTCGGCGACGGCGCCGCCTCGCCGATCTTCTCGTCGCTCAAGTACTTCCGCGCCGAGTACGAGGAGCACATCACCGGCAGGGGCTGCCCGTTCGACCCGGCACGGTCGACCGTCTGGGCGGACGGCCCCATCGACACCACGGAGGTGAACGCATGA
- the nuoE gene encoding NADH-quinone oxidoreductase subunit NuoE, with protein sequence MPQLPAPAYPADVRARLEADAKDVIGRYPGSRSALLPLLHLVQSEEGYVTRTGVQFCAELLDLTTAEVTAVATFYTMYRRKPGGEYHVGVCTNTLCAVMGGDAIFSALQEHLGVGNGETTEDGKVTLEHIECNAACDFAPVLMVNWEFFDNQTIESAKRLVDDLRAGADVEPTRGAPLCGFRETSRILAGFPDERPGAVDATGGAGPASLIGLRLSRGESAAAARVVHPRGAAPTAAPAAGAEHLSSHDAPQQTSASDPEHPAGPVTEEGE encoded by the coding sequence ATGCCCCAACTGCCCGCCCCCGCCTACCCGGCCGACGTGCGCGCCCGTCTCGAAGCGGACGCGAAGGACGTCATCGGCCGCTACCCGGGCTCCCGCTCCGCGCTGCTGCCGCTGCTGCACCTGGTGCAGTCCGAGGAGGGCTACGTCACCCGCACCGGCGTGCAGTTCTGCGCCGAGCTGCTGGACCTGACCACCGCCGAGGTCACCGCCGTCGCCACCTTCTACACCATGTACCGGCGCAAGCCGGGCGGCGAGTACCACGTGGGCGTCTGCACCAACACCCTGTGCGCGGTGATGGGCGGCGACGCGATCTTCTCCGCCCTCCAGGAGCACCTGGGCGTCGGCAACGGCGAGACCACCGAGGACGGCAAGGTCACGCTGGAGCACATCGAGTGCAACGCCGCCTGCGACTTCGCGCCGGTGCTGATGGTGAACTGGGAGTTCTTCGACAACCAGACCATCGAGTCCGCCAAGCGCCTCGTCGACGACCTGCGCGCCGGCGCCGACGTCGAGCCCACCCGGGGCGCCCCCCTGTGCGGCTTCCGGGAGACCTCCCGGATCCTCGCGGGCTTCCCCGACGAGCGCCCCGGAGCCGTCGACGCGACCGGCGGCGCGGGCCCCGCGTCGCTGATCGGGCTGCGCCTGTCCCGCGGTGAGAGCGCCGCCGCCGCGCGCGTGGTGCACCCCCGCGGCGCGGCGCCCACCGCCGCCCCGGCCGCCGGAGCCGAGCACCTCAGCTCTCATGACGCACCGCAGCAGACCTCGGCCTCCGACCCCGAGCACCCTGCCGGACCGGTCACCGAGGAGGGGGAGTGA
- a CDS encoding NADH-quinone oxidoreductase subunit G: MTVTTGAPSGGSEAATPPEDLVSLTIDGVEISVPKGTLVIRAAELLGIEIPRFCDHPLLDPAGACRQCIVEVEGQRKPMASCTITCTDGMVVKTQVTSAVAEKAQRGVMELLLINHPLDCPVCDKGGECPLQNQAMSVGDPSSRFEGTKRTFEKPLPISTQVLLDRERCVLCARCTRFSNQIAGDPMIELLDRGALQQVGTGEGDPFESYFSGNTIQICPVGALTSAAYRFRSRPFDLVSSPSVCEHCAGGCATRTDHRRGKVMRRLAANDPEVNEEWLCDKGRFAFRYAQRPERLTEPMVRDAETGELQVASWPQALEAAAKGLAAARGRAGVLTGGRLTVEDAYAYSKFARVALDTNDIDFRARVHSAEEADFLAARVAGRGRDLDGTGVTYAALEKAPAVLLVGLEAEEEAPGVFLRLRKAWRGHGQRTFAVASHGTRGLEKAGGTLLAAAPGTETEWLDALASGVGLHDDGARAAEALHADGAVIAVGERLAGVQGALTAVVRAATATGARLVWIPRRAGERGAIEAGALPTLLPGGRPATDPGAREEVAAAWGVAELPHHFGRDTAQIVEAAAGGVLGALLVAGVEVADLPDPEAARAALDAAGFVVALEQRPSEVTERADVVFPVAAVAEKAGTFLNWEGRGRPFEAALKPDQMTRRPSPADLRVLHMLADAMDVHLGLPDVRTARAELTRLGTWEGPRAPEPVGTQATLPRPGTGEALLAGHRMLLDQGLLQDGDEALAGTRHAAPARLSAATAAEAGVKDGDVLAVTGPAGAVELPLHITQMPDRVVWLPLNSTGSGIAADTGAHPGELVRIGPAVAPVSQEVTEVTS, encoded by the coding sequence ATGACGGTAACCACTGGCGCTCCCTCCGGGGGCTCGGAGGCTGCCACCCCACCCGAGGATCTCGTCTCGCTGACCATCGACGGCGTCGAGATCAGCGTGCCCAAGGGCACTCTGGTCATCCGGGCCGCGGAACTGCTCGGGATCGAGATCCCCCGGTTCTGCGACCACCCGCTGCTCGACCCGGCCGGCGCCTGCCGGCAGTGCATCGTCGAGGTCGAGGGCCAGCGCAAGCCCATGGCGTCGTGCACCATCACCTGCACCGACGGCATGGTCGTCAAGACGCAGGTGACGTCGGCGGTCGCGGAGAAGGCCCAGCGGGGCGTGATGGAGCTGCTGCTCATCAACCACCCGCTGGACTGCCCGGTCTGCGACAAGGGCGGCGAGTGCCCGCTCCAGAACCAGGCGATGTCGGTGGGCGACCCCAGCTCCCGCTTCGAGGGCACCAAGCGCACCTTCGAGAAGCCCCTCCCGATCTCCACGCAGGTGCTGCTGGACCGCGAGCGCTGCGTGCTGTGCGCCCGCTGCACCCGGTTCTCCAACCAGATCGCGGGCGACCCGATGATCGAGCTGCTCGATCGCGGCGCGCTCCAGCAGGTCGGCACGGGCGAGGGCGACCCGTTCGAGTCGTACTTCTCCGGCAACACCATCCAGATCTGCCCGGTCGGCGCGCTCACCTCGGCGGCCTACCGGTTCCGCTCCCGCCCGTTCGACCTGGTGTCCTCGCCGAGCGTGTGCGAGCACTGCGCGGGCGGCTGCGCGACGCGCACCGACCACCGGCGCGGCAAGGTCATGCGGCGGCTCGCCGCCAACGACCCGGAGGTCAACGAGGAGTGGCTGTGCGACAAGGGCCGCTTCGCCTTCCGCTACGCGCAGCGCCCCGAGCGGCTCACGGAGCCGATGGTGCGCGACGCCGAGACCGGTGAGCTCCAGGTCGCGAGCTGGCCGCAGGCGCTGGAGGCCGCGGCGAAGGGCCTGGCCGCCGCGCGCGGCAGGGCCGGGGTCCTCACCGGTGGCCGGCTGACCGTGGAGGACGCCTACGCGTACAGCAAGTTCGCGCGCGTGGCGCTCGACACCAACGACATCGACTTCCGCGCGCGCGTGCACAGCGCCGAGGAGGCCGACTTCCTCGCCGCACGCGTGGCGGGGCGCGGCAGGGACCTGGACGGCACCGGCGTCACGTACGCCGCCCTGGAGAAGGCGCCCGCGGTGCTGCTCGTCGGCCTGGAGGCCGAGGAGGAGGCGCCCGGCGTCTTCCTGAGGCTGCGCAAGGCCTGGCGGGGGCACGGCCAGCGCACCTTCGCGGTGGCCAGCCACGGCACCCGGGGCCTCGAAAAGGCCGGCGGCACGCTGCTCGCGGCCGCCCCGGGCACCGAGACCGAGTGGCTCGACGCCCTCGCCAGCGGCGTCGGCCTCCACGACGACGGGGCGAGGGCGGCCGAGGCGCTGCACGCGGACGGCGCGGTCATCGCCGTCGGCGAGCGGCTCGCCGGAGTGCAGGGCGCCCTCACCGCCGTCGTACGGGCCGCGACCGCGACCGGCGCCCGGCTGGTGTGGATCCCGCGCCGGGCCGGGGAGCGCGGCGCGATCGAGGCGGGCGCGCTGCCCACGCTGCTGCCCGGCGGCCGCCCGGCCACCGACCCGGGGGCACGCGAGGAGGTCGCCGCCGCCTGGGGCGTCGCCGAACTGCCGCACCACTTCGGACGCGACACGGCCCAGATCGTCGAGGCCGCCGCCGGCGGCGTGCTCGGCGCACTGCTCGTCGCGGGCGTCGAGGTCGCCGACCTGCCCGACCCCGAGGCCGCGCGCGCCGCGCTCGACGCGGCCGGCTTCGTGGTGGCGCTCGAACAGCGGCCCAGCGAGGTCACCGAGCGGGCGGACGTCGTCTTCCCGGTGGCCGCGGTCGCCGAGAAGGCCGGCACCTTCCTCAACTGGGAAGGCCGCGGACGGCCCTTCGAGGCCGCCCTGAAGCCCGACCAGATGACCCGCCGGCCGTCCCCCGCCGACCTGCGCGTGCTGCACATGCTGGCGGACGCCATGGACGTCCACCTCGGCCTGCCGGACGTGCGCACCGCGCGCGCGGAGCTCACGCGGCTCGGCACCTGGGAGGGACCGCGGGCCCCCGAGCCCGTGGGGACCCAGGCCACGCTGCCCCGCCCCGGCACCGGGGAGGCGCTGCTCGCCGGCCACCGGATGCTGCTCGACCAGGGCCTCCTCCAGGACGGCGACGAGGCCCTCGCGGGCACCCGGCACGCCGCCCCCGCCCGGCTCTCCGCGGCCACCGCGGCCGAGGCCGGCGTCAAGGACGGCGACGTGCTCGCCGTCACCGGCCCCGCCGGCGCCGTGGAACTCCCGCTGCACATCACGCAGATGCCGGACCGCGTCGTCTGGCTGCCGCTGAACTCCACCGGCTCCGGGATCGCCGCCGACACCGGCGCGCACCCCGGTGAACTCGTCCGTATCGGCCCGGCCGTGGCGCCGGTGTCCCAGGAGGTCACGGAGGTGACGTCATGA